The Ichthyobacterium seriolicida sequence AAACACAAAGAAGCATTGATATGGTATGAACAGATAAATCAAGAAATGCTAAGTGAAGAAAAACTCCAAGAATATTATTTTTCAACTGGATATGCCAATTTTAGTCTAAAAAATTACGAGAGTGCCAAAAATTATTTTTCTCAAATAGATAAAAACTCAGAGTACAAAGAAAAATCTAGTTACTACTACGCATATATCTCCCTAGAAGAAAACCAACACACTATTGCTCTCAAACGACTTAGTGAAATAAAAAAAGATGAAAAACTATTAAAAACAGCTATAAAACTGAAATTGAGAATATATTTTCAATTAGAGCGATACGAAGATGCTAAAAAAGAGGGAATTAAATTCTTAAATGTGCTAAATGATAAGAAAGATCAAAAAGATATACAGGAGACATACCAAATTTTAGGAAATAGCTTTTACAGCTTAAAAGAATACGATAAAGCCATAGAATACCTATCTCTATACAAGAAAAAATCTCTCCAAGACTTTTACTACTTAGGTTATTCTTATTATCAGAAAGAAGACTACAAAAACGCCATAGAGAGTTTTAACAAAATAGTAGCCCCTAAAAGCAAATTATCCCAAATAACATATTATCAATTAGGTTTATGTTATATAAAAGATAACAAGAAAAAAGAAGCCTTAAATGTCTTCAAGACCGTTTATGAAATGGATTATGATAAATCCATACAAAAAGAAGCTAATCTATACTATGTGAAGCTGAGTTACGAAATAGGAAATCCTCACCAAAGCATAGAACTAGTCATAAACTCTTATTTAAGTAAGTATCCAAATGACCCAGAGACAAATCAATTGATAAAGTTTTTAATAACTTATTATTTGGATTCTAACGACTATGATGAAGCTTTAAAGGTTTTAGAAAAATTTAAAGAAAATTCTTATTCAATGAAAATTGCCTATCAGAAAATAATTCTAAACAAGGCAAAACAACTTCTATTGGAGAATAAATATCAAGAGGCAGAAAAACATTTAAATGAATCTATGGAAAATATGTTCGATGCCAAAACTAGGTTAATAAGTACCTTTTGGTTGGGAGAAGCTCAATATCAGCAAAAGAAAGTAAAAGAGAGCATACAATCTTGGAACTCTTTCAAAGCGATGAATAACAATGAAAAATCTTATGAAAATGACCTTGTAGATTACAACTTAGGATATTCGTTTTTCACTATACAGAACTACGAAAATGCGATGGTTCACTTTAAAAAATTCATAGAAAACAATAAAATAAGCGAATATATAAATGACGCTATGACCAGATTAGCAGACAGTTATTTTGCCCTAAAAAAATATGATTCGGCGATAATTTGGTACAAAAAAATAGAAGAAAAAACTAATCTAGATATAGATTATGCCTCTTATAGAAAGACTATCTGTTATGGCTTAATAGGCCAACAGAAAAAATATATATCTGCTTTGGAATTATTTTTAGCAACCTATAAAAAATCAAAATATCTAAATGATGCCACCTATGATTTGGCAAATGCCTATTTAGAGGAAAACAATTATACCAAAGCCCTTTTTTATTTCGAAAAAATAATTGCTGACTCAAAAAACAGCAAATACCTCATAAAGGCTATGTTAAAAAAAGGATTGGTCTATTTCAACAAAGACCAATACGATAAAGCTCTAGAAACTTATAAAGACATAGTTCGAAAATATCCAGAACATTCGGAGAGTAAGTCAGCCATAAAAAATGCAAAAAAGATATATATGGCACAAGGCAATATTCAGACCTATATAGATTGGATAAACAAATTATCCTTTTCTGAAGAGACAGATGAAGAATTAGAAAAAAGCACTTATTTATCTGCCAATAATCAATTTTTAAAAGGAAATATAGACAAAGCTATAGATGGCTTGACTCTGTATTTAAATAGATTCCCAAAAGGAGAATACGAATCAGAAGTCATTTTTAAACTAGGCGAATCTCTACATAAAAAAGGAGATAAAAATAAAGCCATAGAATTCTACAATAGAATAATCAGCAATAGTAAAAACGATTATACAGAACAATCTTTAGTAAGGCTAGCCGAACACTATATAGAAAAAAACGATGACGATTCTCTGTTGAATGTATTAGTTCAATTAGAAAGAGATGGAGAATCTAAAAAGAATATAAACTACGCTCAGCTAGTTCTCATGAGAATATACCTCAAAAAACAAGAATTTAACAATTCGGTGGAATACGCAAAAAAAGTACAGGGACAATCTAAGTTAGATTCGAATACAAAGGCAGAAGCTACAATATTGATAGGTCGTCACTTTATGGATTCAAAGGAATATGATTTGGCTAAACAGGAATATGAGAAACTGTATAAAATGACAAATATAAAAGAAGAATATTTGGCTGAAATCCTATATCACAAATCCTATTTTCTGCACTTAGAAAGCAACTATGAGGACTCTAATGATATAATATTCCAAATAGCATCTAAATATTCTGGATATAAACACTTAGGAGCTAAGGCCCTGCTAATAATGGCAAAAAATTATTACGCTCTCAAAGATATATATCAAGCCACTTATACATGTGAAAGTATTTTGAAAAACTCTAAATTTGAAGATCTTGTAAAAGAAGCTAAAAATCTTCTGAAAGAGATAAAACTATCACAAAATAATAATCAAGAAAAAGAAAATAAGATAGAGCAAAATGAGGAGTTGTAATTTTCTTATGAGAGAAAAGGTATTTTTATTTCTGTGTCTTTACAATATTAGTTTTGTAACTCTCTCTCAAAATAAAGACAATCTAAAGGAAGAAATTATAGATGTGAGAAAAAAGTATATTCCCAATATTTCACATCCAGACAAAATAAAAATAAGTCCTCAGATAAAACACGAAAAACAAAAAAAACTCAAAGTAGATTATAATTTTCACGATTATAAAACCCCAGCTGAGATAATTTTTGAAAAGATAAAACCCGTGCGATATTCTTCATCTGTAGAAAAAATTAAGATTCCAGAGAATTATATAAAAGTAGGATACGGAAATTACTTTACTCCTTTATTCGATTTTTTTCTAAATAGAGAATTAAAAAAAGGCTTGGTGGCAGGGCATTTTAAATATTCCTCTTCTATGGAGGGAAATACAAAAAGAGCTTTACAAAATGACTTTTTAGAATCTAACCTAAAACTTTTATACGATCACAGATTCACTAATTACGTGTTGTTCAACACTTTAGATTTGGGTTATAAATCCTATAATTATTACGGATTAGACAATGAAAGTGAAAAGTTAAATTTCACAGATGAAACAGATGTAAAACAAAAATACTTTACTTTTTCGGCGAGCACTCAACTCGAAAATAATCAGAGTACATATCCATTTTTGGAAAATATAAAATTTAGTTCTAGCTATATAAAAATGCGAGAAAGAGATAGAGCTTATGAAGTTCAATTTAAATTGAATAATAAGCTGAATTTTGTTTTCTTGGATGAAGTCTTGAGCATTTGGATGAACGTTCATAATATTTCTACTTCCACAAGAGATTCCTCACTAGATTCAATGGATGAAAATCAAAATTCTAAACTGAAAAAATACGATTACCTAAATATTGATATTATGTCTAATTTCAAAATAAGACATGAAAAATTATCATTTGATATCGGTGTAAAAGCACATGCAGTAGTAGATTTCACAAATAATAAAAATATATATAAGGTTTACCCAATAGCTAGAGGGACATACAGTATTGTAAATAACATAATGATTGCATATGCAAATATTGGAGGGGGAATAAAATTAAACAGTATGAATCAGATAGTAAATGAAAACCCCTTTATAGAAAATAGTATAGATATAAAACCTACAGAAAATACCGTAGACGTAAGTTTGGGATTAAAAGGTTTTTTACTGCCTGATTTACACTACGACGCTAGAACGTCTTTTTCTAGAATTAAAAATTTTAAATTGTTAACAAAAACTCAAAGTAATGAGCCATTAACATCACCTTTGCACCAAAAAACTACTATGTTTAAACCAATATGGTTAACTAATACTATGAAATACAATATAAATCTATGTCTAGATTACAATTTCATGGAATATTTTGCATTGGGAAATAATTCTCAAATAAATTTGATAACAACAGAAGATAAATCTGAATTACACTACAATAAACTCATCAATAGATACATACCTATCCTAGGTAATAATTTTTACATAAAATTCAACTATAAATCTATACTAATTAGAACCGAATTATTCACAAGCGTTGGAAGAGACATATTAGATAACTACACTGATATCAATATAATTACTAGATACGACATTACAGATAAACTAAGTGTATTCTGTGATTTTTATAACGTTCTAAATAAACAGTATGACCTATGGGAAGACTATAAATCTTATGGTTTTCAAGTTTTAGGTGGATTGAAATATAAATTTTAATTTTTTTTTGACAAAAACAAACTCCATTATATCATATGAATTAC is a genomic window containing:
- a CDS encoding tetratricopeptide repeat protein gives rise to the protein MFKKIVACLLFCSQIVLAQKTDIYTNDKTKYDIAVDLYNQSNYLLSKKTFEKILTEHTNWNSRIHIDSKYYIALCAIKRFDNQAEKLLTDFITDYPTYHRRNEIINTLANLLFQKGKHKEALIWYEQINQEMLSEEKLQEYYFSTGYANFSLKNYESAKNYFSQIDKNSEYKEKSSYYYAYISLEENQHTIALKRLSEIKKDEKLLKTAIKLKLRIYFQLERYEDAKKEGIKFLNVLNDKKDQKDIQETYQILGNSFYSLKEYDKAIEYLSLYKKKSLQDFYYLGYSYYQKEDYKNAIESFNKIVAPKSKLSQITYYQLGLCYIKDNKKKEALNVFKTVYEMDYDKSIQKEANLYYVKLSYEIGNPHQSIELVINSYLSKYPNDPETNQLIKFLITYYLDSNDYDEALKVLEKFKENSYSMKIAYQKIILNKAKQLLLENKYQEAEKHLNESMENMFDAKTRLISTFWLGEAQYQQKKVKESIQSWNSFKAMNNNEKSYENDLVDYNLGYSFFTIQNYENAMVHFKKFIENNKISEYINDAMTRLADSYFALKKYDSAIIWYKKIEEKTNLDIDYASYRKTICYGLIGQQKKYISALELFLATYKKSKYLNDATYDLANAYLEENNYTKALFYFEKIIADSKNSKYLIKAMLKKGLVYFNKDQYDKALETYKDIVRKYPEHSESKSAIKNAKKIYMAQGNIQTYIDWINKLSFSEETDEELEKSTYLSANNQFLKGNIDKAIDGLTLYLNRFPKGEYESEVIFKLGESLHKKGDKNKAIEFYNRIISNSKNDYTEQSLVRLAEHYIEKNDDDSLLNVLVQLERDGESKKNINYAQLVLMRIYLKKQEFNNSVEYAKKVQGQSKLDSNTKAEATILIGRHFMDSKEYDLAKQEYEKLYKMTNIKEEYLAEILYHKSYFLHLESNYEDSNDIIFQIASKYSGYKHLGAKALLIMAKNYYALKDIYQATYTCESILKNSKFEDLVKEAKNLLKEIKLSQNNNQEKENKIEQNEEL
- a CDS encoding TonB-dependent receptor, with translation MRSCNFLMREKVFLFLCLYNISFVTLSQNKDNLKEEIIDVRKKYIPNISHPDKIKISPQIKHEKQKKLKVDYNFHDYKTPAEIIFEKIKPVRYSSSVEKIKIPENYIKVGYGNYFTPLFDFFLNRELKKGLVAGHFKYSSSMEGNTKRALQNDFLESNLKLLYDHRFTNYVLFNTLDLGYKSYNYYGLDNESEKLNFTDETDVKQKYFTFSASTQLENNQSTYPFLENIKFSSSYIKMRERDRAYEVQFKLNNKLNFVFLDEVLSIWMNVHNISTSTRDSSLDSMDENQNSKLKKYDYLNIDIMSNFKIRHEKLSFDIGVKAHAVVDFTNNKNIYKVYPIARGTYSIVNNIMIAYANIGGGIKLNSMNQIVNENPFIENSIDIKPTENTVDVSLGLKGFLLPDLHYDARTSFSRIKNFKLLTKTQSNEPLTSPLHQKTTMFKPIWLTNTMKYNINLCLDYNFMEYFALGNNSQINLITTEDKSELHYNKLINRYIPILGNNFYIKFNYKSILIRTELFTSVGRDILDNYTDINIITRYDITDKLSVFCDFYNVLNKQYDLWEDYKSYGFQVLGGLKYKF